The following are from one region of the Sandaracinus amylolyticus genome:
- a CDS encoding serine/threonine-protein kinase — MIPFGKYLLLDRIAVGGMAEVYTAKSFGIEGFEKIIAIKRILPTMAEDEDFIQMFIDEAKIAGHLTHANIVPIYELGKIGESHYIAMEYVWGKDLLQIMNRFRRMRRHMPPVMAAWIASKMCEGLDFAHRKRDRHGRPLNIIHRDVSPQNCLVSYEGQVKMIDFGIAKAAARNTKTQAGVLKGKFGYMSPEQVKGAGVDHRSDVFAVGTCLHEMLTGERLFVGESDFSTLEKVRNADVIPPSQTVPDMPAELEQILLKALAREPEQRWQSAGEMHEALQMFVAREKPPFGTSKLAAWMRTAFAPEMTKEKGRLDGFAKIAKPASVPPPPPNRPSAPGQAAAKDAMASTSPDNPAVRRPPAPPPPARPLPPPVAIGAPVVPPPVAEDDDPGELQSESTMISSSPFDELSDGGGEELQGAPTQIFFSSDELDESAKPATPSMGAPSGVVVSPSVHVHQPAGMPIASPPPAMPAPMQRGPSVPPEERPTTAPLMDYGAPPMAVGGQQATVVHASPYGQPMPMGQPMPMGQPMPMPMAQPMPMPQTGPAPGFAAPPAFGAAPPPAFAQPGPDALDPGMRPRSAAQETLELRSPVVAPRRSRVALFVGLGAFVFVALAASLAVFLVFGTGPAGGTIEIRTNPADAGASVLVDGTPRGRAPLRLDHVPAGDHLIEVRADGFQPATQAVPVSDGTTAMLLIPLMPGSAPPIAAVPPPIAPAVVPPAAPVPPPAVVAPPPMPTPPPTEVAVAPTPPPVAPTPPPPVVAPTPPPPTPVATAPTTSPRETTRTSSSSGRTEGSSSSGTRPVATTSSSSTSRSRSSSEETPRTSSSSSASASSSERRSSSRERGYLMIQTLPWARVFIDGRDTGQNTPVRRMEVPAGSHRIGLRTNDGRMHEVTVDVPAGETVRIVRQL, encoded by the coding sequence GTGATCCCCTTCGGCAAGTACCTCTTGCTCGATCGGATCGCCGTCGGCGGCATGGCCGAGGTCTACACGGCGAAGTCGTTCGGCATCGAGGGCTTCGAGAAGATCATCGCGATCAAGCGGATTCTCCCGACGATGGCGGAGGATGAGGACTTCATCCAGATGTTCATCGACGAGGCGAAGATCGCGGGGCACCTGACGCACGCGAACATCGTCCCGATCTACGAGCTCGGGAAAATCGGGGAATCCCACTACATCGCGATGGAGTACGTCTGGGGCAAGGATCTGCTCCAGATCATGAATCGCTTCCGCCGCATGCGGAGGCACATGCCGCCGGTGATGGCTGCGTGGATCGCGAGCAAGATGTGCGAAGGCCTCGACTTCGCGCATCGCAAGAGGGACCGCCACGGGCGGCCGCTCAACATCATCCATCGCGACGTGTCGCCGCAGAACTGCCTGGTCTCGTACGAGGGCCAGGTGAAGATGATCGACTTCGGCATCGCGAAGGCGGCGGCGCGCAACACGAAGACGCAGGCCGGCGTGCTGAAGGGCAAGTTCGGCTACATGAGCCCGGAGCAGGTGAAGGGCGCGGGCGTCGATCACCGCAGCGACGTGTTCGCGGTCGGCACGTGCCTCCACGAGATGCTCACGGGCGAGCGTCTGTTCGTCGGCGAGAGCGACTTCTCGACGCTCGAGAAGGTGCGCAACGCGGACGTGATCCCGCCGTCGCAGACGGTGCCGGACATGCCCGCGGAGCTCGAGCAGATCCTGCTCAAGGCGCTCGCGCGCGAGCCCGAGCAGCGCTGGCAGAGCGCGGGCGAGATGCACGAGGCGCTGCAGATGTTCGTGGCGCGCGAGAAGCCGCCCTTCGGCACGAGCAAGCTCGCGGCGTGGATGCGCACCGCGTTCGCGCCCGAGATGACGAAGGAGAAGGGGCGCCTCGACGGGTTCGCGAAGATCGCGAAGCCGGCGAGCGTGCCGCCGCCGCCGCCGAACCGCCCGAGCGCGCCGGGCCAGGCTGCGGCGAAGGATGCGATGGCGAGCACGTCGCCGGACAACCCGGCGGTGCGTCGTCCGCCGGCGCCGCCGCCGCCTGCGCGTCCGCTGCCTCCGCCGGTCGCGATCGGTGCGCCGGTCGTGCCGCCGCCGGTGGCCGAGGACGACGATCCGGGCGAGCTGCAGTCGGAGTCGACGATGATCTCGTCGTCGCCGTTCGACGAGCTGAGCGACGGCGGCGGCGAGGAGCTGCAGGGCGCGCCGACGCAGATCTTCTTCAGCTCGGACGAGCTCGACGAGAGCGCGAAGCCCGCGACGCCGTCGATGGGCGCGCCGTCGGGCGTCGTGGTGTCGCCCTCGGTGCACGTGCACCAGCCGGCTGGGATGCCGATCGCGAGCCCGCCGCCTGCGATGCCCGCGCCGATGCAGCGCGGGCCGAGCGTGCCGCCCGAAGAGCGTCCGACGACCGCGCCGCTGATGGACTACGGCGCGCCGCCGATGGCGGTCGGAGGCCAGCAGGCGACGGTCGTGCACGCGTCGCCCTACGGCCAGCCGATGCCGATGGGGCAGCCGATGCCGATGGGGCAGCCGATGCCCATGCCGATGGCGCAGCCGATGCCGATGCCGCAGACCGGTCCGGCGCCGGGGTTCGCAGCGCCGCCGGCGTTCGGCGCGGCACCGCCGCCCGCCTTCGCGCAGCCTGGGCCGGATGCGCTCGATCCCGGGATGCGCCCGCGCTCGGCCGCGCAGGAGACGCTCGAGCTCCGCTCGCCGGTCGTCGCGCCGCGGAGGAGCCGCGTCGCGCTCTTCGTCGGGCTCGGCGCGTTCGTGTTCGTCGCGCTCGCGGCGTCGCTCGCGGTGTTCCTGGTGTTCGGCACCGGGCCGGCGGGCGGCACGATCGAGATCCGCACGAACCCGGCGGATGCGGGCGCGAGCGTGCTCGTCGACGGCACGCCGCGCGGCCGCGCGCCGCTGCGGCTCGATCACGTTCCGGCCGGCGATCACCTGATCGAGGTGCGCGCCGACGGGTTCCAGCCGGCGACCCAGGCCGTCCCGGTGAGCGACGGGACGACGGCGATGCTGCTCATCCCGCTGATGCCCGGCAGCGCGCCGCCGATCGCGGCGGTGCCGCCTCCGATCGCGCCCGCGGTCGTGCCTCCTGCTGCCCCGGTGCCGCCGCCGGCGGTGGTCGCGCCGCCTCCGATGCCCACCCCGCCGCCGACCGAAGTGGCGGTCGCGCCGACGCCTCCGCCGGTCGCGCCGACGCCTCCGCCGCCTGTGGTGGCGCCCACGCCGCCGCCGCCCACGCCGGTGGCGACCGCACCGACGACCTCGCCGCGCGAGACGACGAGGACGTCGTCGTCCAGTGGACGCACCGAGGGGTCGAGCTCGAGTGGGACGCGCCCCGTCGCGACCACGTCGAGCAGCAGCACATCGCGGTCGCGCTCGTCGAGCGAGGAGACGCCGCGCACGTCGTCGAGCTCGAGCGCCAGCGCGTCGTCGAGCGAGCGTCGCAGCTCGTCGCGCGAGCGTGGCTACCTGATGATCCAGACCCTGCCCTGGGCGCGCGTGTTCATCGACGGGCGCGACACCGGGCAGAACACGCCGGTGCGCCGCATGGAGGTGCCCGCGGGATCGCACCGCATCGGGCTGCGCACGAACGACGGGCGCATGCACGAGGTGACGGTCGACGTGCCCGCCGGTGAGACGGTGCGCATCGTCCGCCAGCTCTGA
- a CDS encoding SpvB/TcaC N-terminal domain-containing protein encodes MRKTAASALSIALWLALGPAARAQDVELESRALEVESLDPSELLDRGDLVPDEAREALRDELEVHGETEIAEAEPTSLPTGGDRSAVAPSRISLPDGEGSIEGLGESFSASLVTGALSFTLPIALPPGRNGTAPPLALGYSSGGRSGEAGYGWALSVAAISRQSDRGLPRYDDRPRWHPGEDRFVYAGSHELVPVDSDDAAQLDGGRIPAELAGWQQYRAQVEGSFMRFFRAPDATRWVVQAPDGTRYDLGLLPAGEGPSEAIASSEHALLRSPDGQRIASWGLTRTTDVHGSTVYYVYEGEARDLSAVYYVSPASCAASGSDAVSRRRCSAPLSDYGVRVRIVYEARPDATVSYRTGWRIESARRIRRIEVSAASTSVGSRYLVRRVHLAYDPRSYHSQLASVTIEGRPESTHPSYGVQVAQLIAESSLGDAIVGPTLPPMRLRYTGDDALARGVDGFPALDSTRRQGASSPAHGVGDLRSDLFDVNSDGLPDLIVTEPGRFRTADGAPAVGVYFNGFAGASARPASAGTFSSAIAVAAPNGLAGVMQLSNPNVVPMDVDGDGRSDLLHMPRVRSYGYFAPVRASGAQTSPAAQGWRFAHLPVELPDDALDPRIDLGRDGERIRVMDVNDDSLVDVVRTSGDAIQTWLNLGYVLGGEGLFGSANHDGTRWVLSQDPIESCLPVAAGALSFDDPEVRLADMNGDGLEDVVRLSPGAVVWLPNRGWGRFGEGEGDCPAGIAGARWIEMRAPRDLGAAFDATYLADVDGDGASDLVRVGQGVLDVWFNMGGRAFSRPATIEGLRWNRDLDRVVRLVDVDGSGTVDVLFASARRWEWVDPMGGRRHRLLREVEAGLGALTRFEYGTTAEDYLRDLAAAEGCSGPGCERFLWQGRDDGGCDARVLGASGECVVRSTGTPVVTTVVRATTTSDRLDVLGVPAQVSRAEYAYHDGYYEGIEQELRGFGATDLRTVGDASQPTSIARTRMHQGRRPRSIAGDRRAENPWEALKGATYLGETWEESSGRFLSTVHTSHRVRRLLVGLDGREVTWAFPARTDTILYDTSTTWTPAAPGTRAPFAGGSDGDDYPVVAREIVADGEVVADVDHPGWSEPVWLRSAGFYAITASTTDRVDHIGHVIERTAWGRVRSEYGEPLGAEEIVTHTIPMLLEPERWIWRTSETWTSGHGSSERLGHTAQLYERGSVLPTRTYSSVTIPRAYEFAGDADGSQSFTQSAQTLQTTLRYDAWGNVTYTCEGGQIEVSQSTCLRFSLAEYDDAYAHVLASERIYTDRDASGFTGMMLSRVAIDRGLGVATQVIDPAGRIADAGYDGFGRVTWVRPPDVRGCEGDARPQVRNHYRLTTDPLGSPISVLESIQEVGCRAALGAGALVSRSYVDGLGRERAVLSRADAPHAWVRTGLVSLTPQGQPARSWDAAFLGVAEPTVAQVLARTGEEGESQTGYDAFGRVRWSLPLGGTWGERTWTTYGALVVNVCDPNHVDPEHFAYGACTTIRSDGHGRTVDTILRQRRSEGAPFETYRLWLTRRADGAVLAIERAQTPDRTPLPLARAQVLPGRHVTRTFAVDSAGRRIASTDRDTDARRAGTTEANRSWRYLYNRVGDLVAVRDPRGCGQNFYYDRGGRLLGEDYVSCGEAEPWRDRSNETVPAGAIALDPIAAPQRVEVRAHYDAYPAWAIGALAPPSWAGAARGLVTATVDRGARSVVAYDARGLATWSARQMALLPEAEPAPSTLDGALPSVIASAPLATPPLRAFDAAHTYVAESRHDHGGRPMSRTLPDDPDLDDARGPIGGRIEYDVRGLPSAVALRIGATERAIITQATYDAGGRLLETIWGDDAGGTRAPTVSETIYDRRRRPRRVSVVRAPTRAPSAARALAEVSVVHDQTFDWDAVDNLLAITDGRVGREWPDGFRPQSVRLRHDALYRVIDAEYSYRADDASGAEDAATDYRDALRALEGADPMRELPAPSVAGALDSRVVSLTWDHDFLGNTVEWSDDQHAFHERSLDRISNGIDEAGDRPSAIRLAASITTSPHPYDASADRGGWLEVDYGDSGNVTAVTVHGQCRDASALAVCIDAGGSVQSRRDALRSACSCGVEQHYQYRHDELSQIVDARRYDRAGAGSWSLAAHLRYAFDGAQERTVKEVRDTLGQARYAIWPYPGDYERRGLARGPDTYAATEGTETQYLVGGARVVWQDGAIASGLDADHRITLAIPDLLGTSSAVIDLASGELVEASTYYPNGARETVRTSDRGDLPLEPMGFTGKEADEEVGLVYFGMRFLMPRLGRWATPDPLQIHAEGGGEALNNYHYVRGSLLQARDPVGLDSADEVDEIVQAVADWAEIEGAAYDGTSATGTRLHKILQTDLPGRVANNPRLITEAIIDANGVVVAHGVGPEHVMRLPGGSTRGTYRTVDVLVVDDFVSDADVRRIRAGKISAHGKVIPIDYKFGGAHMRRATHDEIVRRLGSNTLAVGEGGLFRRATRRASSSASSASGGGSSLLPQARVIRGAGGSRWARWARRGLRVSRAAGPVLQVVSGVDYLQSLDACEDADCVKYRAADYWTMGASSVVLDGMWAAQELGNYYGSRMLDDMDRAMYEGMTGDSYDDAVENGEMESNWQPSENPFDKWRW; translated from the coding sequence ATGCGCAAGACCGCCGCGTCCGCTCTCTCGATCGCGCTCTGGCTCGCTCTCGGCCCGGCAGCGCGCGCGCAGGACGTCGAGCTCGAGAGCCGCGCCCTCGAGGTCGAGTCGCTCGATCCATCCGAGCTGCTCGACCGAGGCGACCTCGTCCCCGACGAAGCGCGCGAGGCGCTGCGGGACGAGCTCGAGGTCCACGGCGAGACCGAGATCGCCGAGGCCGAGCCGACCTCGCTGCCGACCGGGGGCGATCGCAGCGCGGTCGCGCCTTCGCGCATCTCGCTGCCCGACGGCGAGGGATCGATCGAGGGGCTCGGTGAGTCGTTCTCCGCGTCGCTGGTGACCGGCGCGCTGTCGTTCACCTTGCCGATCGCGCTGCCGCCCGGGCGCAACGGGACCGCGCCTCCGCTCGCGCTGGGCTACTCGTCGGGCGGCCGGAGCGGCGAGGCGGGGTACGGTTGGGCGCTCTCGGTCGCGGCGATCTCGCGACAGTCGGATCGCGGTCTGCCGCGCTACGACGATCGTCCGCGCTGGCATCCCGGTGAGGATCGGTTCGTCTACGCCGGGAGCCACGAGCTCGTCCCGGTCGACTCCGACGACGCGGCGCAGCTCGACGGCGGACGCATCCCTGCCGAGCTCGCGGGATGGCAGCAGTACCGCGCACAGGTCGAGGGCTCGTTCATGCGCTTCTTCCGCGCGCCCGACGCGACGCGCTGGGTCGTGCAGGCGCCCGACGGCACGCGATACGACCTCGGGCTCCTGCCTGCGGGCGAAGGACCGAGCGAAGCGATCGCGTCCTCCGAGCACGCGCTCCTGCGGAGCCCCGACGGACAGCGCATCGCGTCGTGGGGGCTCACTCGCACCACCGACGTGCACGGCTCGACCGTCTACTACGTGTACGAGGGCGAGGCGCGCGATCTGAGCGCGGTCTACTACGTCTCGCCCGCGAGCTGCGCGGCCTCGGGGAGCGACGCGGTGTCGCGCCGTCGCTGCAGCGCGCCGCTCTCGGACTACGGCGTGCGCGTCCGCATCGTGTACGAGGCGCGTCCCGACGCGACCGTCTCGTACCGCACCGGTTGGCGCATCGAGTCGGCGCGTCGCATTCGCCGGATCGAGGTGAGCGCGGCGAGCACCAGCGTCGGCTCGCGCTACCTGGTCCGGCGCGTCCACCTCGCGTACGACCCGCGCTCGTACCACTCGCAGCTCGCGTCGGTGACGATCGAGGGCCGCCCCGAGTCGACGCACCCGAGCTACGGCGTGCAGGTCGCTCAGCTGATCGCGGAGTCGTCGCTGGGCGACGCGATCGTCGGGCCGACGCTCCCTCCGATGCGGCTGCGCTACACCGGCGACGACGCGCTCGCGCGCGGCGTCGACGGCTTCCCCGCGCTCGATTCCACGCGCCGTCAGGGCGCGTCGAGCCCCGCGCACGGCGTCGGCGATCTGCGCTCCGATCTCTTCGACGTGAACAGCGACGGACTGCCCGACCTGATCGTCACCGAGCCCGGCCGCTTCCGCACCGCCGACGGCGCGCCCGCGGTGGGCGTCTACTTCAACGGCTTTGCGGGCGCGAGCGCACGACCGGCGTCGGCGGGCACGTTCTCGTCGGCGATCGCCGTCGCCGCGCCGAACGGTCTCGCCGGTGTGATGCAGCTGTCGAACCCGAACGTCGTCCCGATGGACGTCGACGGCGACGGGCGGAGCGACCTGCTCCACATGCCGCGCGTGCGCAGCTACGGCTACTTCGCGCCGGTGCGCGCGTCGGGCGCGCAGACGTCGCCCGCCGCGCAGGGCTGGCGCTTCGCGCACCTTCCGGTCGAGCTCCCGGACGACGCGCTCGATCCGCGCATCGACCTCGGGCGCGACGGTGAGCGCATCCGCGTGATGGACGTGAACGACGACTCGCTCGTCGACGTGGTGCGCACCAGCGGCGATGCGATCCAGACGTGGCTCAACCTCGGGTACGTGCTGGGCGGCGAAGGGCTCTTCGGATCCGCCAACCACGACGGCACGCGCTGGGTGCTCTCGCAGGATCCGATCGAGTCGTGCCTGCCCGTCGCGGCCGGTGCGCTCTCGTTCGACGATCCCGAGGTGCGCCTCGCCGACATGAACGGCGATGGCCTCGAGGACGTGGTGCGCCTGTCGCCCGGGGCCGTCGTGTGGCTGCCGAACCGCGGGTGGGGCCGGTTCGGCGAAGGGGAGGGCGACTGCCCCGCGGGCATCGCGGGCGCGCGCTGGATCGAGATGCGCGCGCCGCGCGATCTCGGCGCGGCGTTCGACGCGACGTATCTCGCCGACGTCGATGGGGACGGCGCGAGCGATCTCGTGCGCGTCGGGCAGGGCGTGCTCGACGTGTGGTTCAACATGGGCGGGCGCGCGTTCTCGCGCCCCGCGACGATCGAAGGGCTGCGCTGGAATCGCGATCTCGATCGCGTCGTGCGCCTCGTCGACGTCGACGGGAGCGGCACGGTGGACGTGCTCTTCGCGAGCGCGCGCCGCTGGGAGTGGGTCGACCCGATGGGCGGTCGACGTCATCGCCTGCTGCGCGAGGTCGAGGCCGGGCTCGGCGCGCTCACGCGCTTCGAGTACGGGACGACGGCCGAGGACTACCTGCGCGATCTCGCCGCCGCCGAGGGCTGCAGCGGGCCGGGATGCGAGCGCTTCCTGTGGCAGGGGCGCGACGACGGTGGATGCGACGCGCGCGTGCTCGGAGCGAGCGGCGAGTGCGTCGTGCGATCGACCGGGACGCCGGTGGTGACGACGGTCGTGCGCGCGACCACGACCAGCGATCGCCTCGACGTGCTCGGCGTGCCCGCGCAGGTCTCGCGCGCCGAGTACGCCTATCACGACGGGTACTACGAAGGCATCGAGCAGGAGCTCCGCGGCTTCGGCGCCACCGACCTGCGCACCGTCGGCGATGCGTCGCAGCCGACCTCGATCGCGCGCACGCGCATGCACCAGGGGCGTCGCCCCCGATCGATCGCGGGCGATCGACGCGCCGAGAACCCGTGGGAGGCGCTGAAGGGCGCGACCTACCTCGGCGAGACGTGGGAGGAGTCGAGCGGACGCTTCCTCTCGACCGTGCACACCAGCCATCGCGTGCGGCGCCTGCTGGTCGGGCTCGACGGTCGCGAGGTCACCTGGGCGTTCCCCGCGCGCACCGACACCATCCTCTACGACACGTCCACCACGTGGACGCCCGCCGCGCCCGGCACGCGCGCGCCCTTCGCCGGGGGAAGCGACGGAGACGACTACCCGGTGGTCGCGCGCGAGATCGTCGCGGACGGTGAGGTCGTCGCGGACGTCGACCACCCGGGCTGGAGCGAGCCGGTATGGCTGCGGAGCGCCGGCTTCTACGCGATCACCGCGAGCACGACCGACCGCGTCGATCACATCGGTCACGTGATCGAGCGGACCGCGTGGGGACGCGTGCGCAGCGAGTACGGCGAACCGCTCGGCGCGGAGGAGATCGTCACCCACACGATCCCGATGCTGCTCGAACCCGAGCGCTGGATCTGGCGCACCAGCGAGACCTGGACGAGCGGGCACGGCTCGAGCGAGCGGCTCGGGCACACCGCGCAGCTCTACGAGCGCGGCTCGGTGCTCCCGACGCGCACGTACTCGAGCGTGACCATCCCGCGCGCCTACGAATTCGCGGGCGACGCGGACGGCTCGCAGTCGTTCACCCAGAGCGCGCAGACGCTGCAGACGACGCTGCGCTACGACGCGTGGGGCAACGTCACGTACACCTGCGAGGGCGGGCAGATCGAGGTCAGCCAGAGCACGTGCCTGCGCTTCTCGCTCGCGGAGTACGACGACGCGTACGCGCACGTCCTCGCGAGCGAGCGCATCTACACGGATCGCGACGCGAGCGGGTTCACGGGGATGATGCTCTCGCGCGTGGCGATCGATCGCGGGCTCGGCGTCGCGACCCAGGTGATCGATCCCGCGGGGCGCATCGCCGACGCGGGCTACGACGGCTTCGGCCGCGTCACCTGGGTGCGCCCGCCCGACGTGCGCGGCTGCGAGGGCGATGCGCGCCCGCAGGTGCGCAATCACTATCGGCTCACCACCGATCCGCTGGGCAGCCCGATCAGCGTGCTCGAGAGCATCCAAGAGGTGGGCTGTCGCGCCGCGCTCGGGGCGGGCGCGTTGGTGTCGCGCTCGTACGTCGACGGGCTCGGCCGCGAGCGCGCGGTGCTCTCGCGCGCCGACGCGCCGCACGCGTGGGTTCGCACCGGGCTCGTCTCGCTCACGCCGCAGGGCCAGCCCGCGCGCTCGTGGGACGCGGCGTTCCTCGGCGTCGCGGAGCCGACGGTCGCGCAGGTGCTCGCGCGGACCGGCGAAGAGGGCGAGTCGCAGACGGGCTACGACGCGTTCGGTCGCGTGCGTTGGTCGCTCCCGCTCGGCGGCACGTGGGGCGAGCGCACCTGGACCACGTACGGCGCGCTCGTCGTGAACGTCTGCGATCCGAACCACGTCGACCCCGAGCACTTCGCGTACGGCGCGTGCACCACGATTCGCAGCGACGGACACGGCCGCACCGTCGACACGATCCTCCGGCAGCGGCGCAGCGAAGGCGCGCCCTTCGAGACGTACCGGCTCTGGTTGACGCGCCGCGCCGACGGCGCGGTGCTCGCGATCGAGCGCGCGCAGACCCCCGATCGCACCCCGCTGCCCCTCGCGCGCGCGCAGGTGCTCCCGGGGCGCCACGTGACGCGCACGTTCGCAGTCGACTCCGCGGGGCGGCGGATCGCGTCGACCGATCGCGACACCGACGCGCGCCGCGCGGGCACCACCGAGGCGAACCGCTCGTGGCGCTACCTCTACAACCGCGTCGGCGATCTCGTCGCGGTGCGCGACCCGCGCGGGTGCGGACAGAACTTCTACTACGACCGCGGCGGGCGCCTGCTGGGCGAGGACTACGTCTCGTGCGGCGAGGCCGAGCCCTGGCGCGATCGGAGCAACGAGACGGTGCCCGCGGGCGCGATCGCGCTCGATCCGATCGCGGCGCCGCAGCGCGTCGAGGTGCGGGCCCACTACGACGCGTACCCCGCGTGGGCGATCGGTGCGCTCGCTCCGCCGTCGTGGGCCGGCGCCGCGCGCGGCCTCGTCACCGCGACCGTCGATCGCGGTGCGCGCTCCGTCGTGGCCTACGACGCGCGAGGGCTCGCGACCTGGAGCGCACGTCAGATGGCGCTGCTGCCCGAGGCGGAGCCCGCGCCGAGCACGCTCGACGGCGCGCTCCCGAGCGTGATCGCGAGCGCGCCGCTCGCGACGCCTCCGCTGCGCGCCTTCGACGCGGCCCACACCTACGTCGCGGAGTCGCGCCACGATCACGGCGGGCGCCCGATGTCGCGCACGCTCCCCGACGATCCCGATCTCGACGACGCGCGCGGGCCGATCGGCGGGCGCATCGAGTACGACGTGCGCGGGCTGCCGAGCGCGGTCGCGCTCCGCATCGGCGCCACCGAGCGCGCCATCATCACGCAGGCGACCTACGACGCCGGTGGACGCCTGCTCGAGACGATCTGGGGAGACGACGCGGGCGGCACGCGCGCGCCGACGGTGAGCGAGACGATCTACGACCGCCGCCGGCGCCCGCGGCGCGTCTCGGTGGTGCGCGCGCCGACCAGAGCGCCCAGCGCCGCGCGCGCGCTCGCGGAGGTCTCGGTCGTGCACGACCAGACGTTCGACTGGGACGCGGTCGACAACCTGCTCGCGATCACCGACGGGCGCGTCGGGCGCGAGTGGCCCGACGGGTTCCGCCCCCAGAGCGTGCGCCTCCGTCACGACGCGCTCTATCGCGTGATCGACGCCGAGTACTCGTACCGAGCCGACGACGCGAGCGGCGCCGAGGACGCCGCGACCGACTACCGCGACGCGCTGCGCGCGCTCGAGGGCGCGGACCCGATGCGCGAGCTCCCCGCGCCGAGCGTCGCGGGCGCGCTCGACTCGCGCGTGGTGAGCCTGACCTGGGACCACGACTTCCTCGGCAACACCGTCGAGTGGAGCGACGACCAGCACGCGTTCCACGAGCGCTCGCTCGATCGAATCAGCAACGGCATCGACGAAGCGGGCGACCGGCCGAGCGCGATCCGTCTCGCGGCGAGCATCACGACGAGCCCGCACCCGTACGACGCGAGCGCCGATCGCGGCGGATGGCTCGAGGTCGACTACGGCGACTCGGGCAACGTCACTGCGGTCACGGTGCACGGGCAGTGTCGCGATGCGAGCGCGCTCGCGGTGTGCATCGACGCCGGAGGCTCGGTGCAGTCGCGCCGCGACGCGCTGCGCAGCGCGTGCTCCTGCGGAGTCGAGCAGCACTATCAGTATCGCCACGACGAGCTGAGCCAGATCGTCGACGCGCGTCGCTACGATCGCGCGGGCGCGGGATCGTGGTCGCTCGCGGCCCACCTCCGTTACGCGTTCGACGGCGCGCAGGAGCGCACCGTGAAGGAGGTGCGCGACACGCTCGGGCAGGCCCGCTACGCGATCTGGCCCTATCCCGGCGACTACGAGCGTCGTGGTCTCGCGCGCGGGCCCGACACGTACGCGGCGACCGAGGGCACCGAGACGCAGTACCTCGTCGGCGGCGCGCGCGTGGTCTGGCAGGACGGCGCCATCGCGTCCGGTCTCGACGCCGATCATCGCATCACGCTCGCGATCCCCGATCTGCTCGGCACGAGCAGCGCGGTGATCGATCTCGCCAGCGGCGAGCTCGTCGAGGCGAGCACGTACTACCCGAACGGCGCGCGCGAGACGGTGCGCACGAGCGATCGCGGGGACCTGCCGCTCGAGCCGATGGGCTTCACCGGCAAGGAGGCCGACGAGGAGGTCGGCCTCGTGTACTTCGGCATGCGCTTCCTCATGCCGAGGCTGGGCCGGTGGGCGACGCCGGACCCCCTGCAGATCCACGCCGAAGGCGGCGGCGAAGCGCTCAACAACTACCACTACGTGCGCGGCAGCCTGCTCCAGGCGCGCGATCCGGTCGGGCTCGACAGCGCCGACGAGGTCGACGAGATCGTGCAGGCCGTCGCGGACTGGGCGGAGATCGAGGGCGCCGCATACGACGGCACGTCGGCGACCGGAACGCGCCTGCACAAGATCCTGCAGACCGATCTCCCCGGGCGCGTCGCGAACAATCCGCGGCTGATCACCGAGGCGATCATCGACGCCAACGGCGTGGTCGTCGCGCACGGCGTCGGGCCCGAGCACGTGATGCGTCTGCCCGGCGGCAGCACGCGCGGCACCTACCGCACGGTCGACGTGCTGGTGGTCGACGACTTCGTCTCCGACGCAGACGTCCGGCGGATCCGCGCCGGCAAGATCAGCGCGCACGGGAAGGTCATCCCGATCGACTACAAGTTCGGTGGCGCGCACATGCGTCGCGCGACGCACGACGAGATCGTGCGGCGCCTCGGATCGAACACGCTCGCCGTCGGTGAAGGAGGCCTCTTCCGGCGCGCGACGCGGCGTGCCTCGTCGTCGGCGAGCAGCGCGAGCGGCGGCGGGAGCTCACTGCTGCCGCAGGCGCGCGTGATCCGCGGCGCCGGCGGCTCGAGATGGGCCCGGTGGGCACGACGCGGGCTGCGCGTCTCTCGCGCCGCGGGGCCGGTCCTGCAGGTCGTCAGCGGCGTCGACTACCTGCAGAGCCTCGATGCCTGCGAGGACGCCGACTGCGTGAAATATCGCGCGGCCGACTACTGGACGATGGGCGCGTCGTCGGTGGTGCTCGACGGCATGTGGGCCGCGCAGGAGCTCGGCAACTACTACGGCTCGCGCATGCTCGACGACATGGATCGCGCGATGTACGAGGGCATGACCGGGGACTCGTACGACGACGCCGTCGAGAACGGCGAGATGGAGTCGAACTGGCAGCCGAGCGAGAACCCGTTCGACAAGTGGAGGTGGTGA